DNA from Methylobacterium currus:
TCTAGCAGGAGGCGGGCCCATCGGGTTCTTCGACCTGCCATGGATGCCATTGTACCTCGCCATTTGCTTCCTCTTCCACCCATTGATTGGTCTAGCTGTTACAGTTGGTGCACTCGTCCTCGTTGTCTTCACTGCCTGCACTGAGGTCTCCACTCGTAAGCCGGTCAGAGAGGCCAACCAGCACGGTTCTGCGCGCAATAACCTTGCCGAGGCTTGCCGCCGCAATGCCGAAGTTATAGCTGCGATGGGCATGAGTTCGCACTTGTGTGTGCGCTGGGACGCAATCAACCGCAAGCACCTGGACAGTCACGAGCGTGCAGGCGATGTGGTGGGCGGTCTGGGTGGAGTCTCCAAGGTCGCACGCATGATGCTGCAGTCCGGTGTGCTCGGGCTCGGCGCATACCTCGTCATTCACGGCGAGGCGAGTTCCGGCATCATCATTGCGGGCTCTATTCTCTCCGCTCGTGCGCTCGCGCCTCTAGAACAGGTCATAGCGCACTGGAAAAGCTTCGCCGGTGCTCGGCAGAGCTGGAAACGGTTACGCACACTTCTGGCCGACCATCCAGCGCCAGCTGACAAGCTTGCATTACGCAAGCCGGCTTCTCGCCTCTCGGTCGAGAGCGTCGGCTTGGTGCCGCCCAATTCCCAATCGCTTGTCGTGTCAGGTGTTTCGTTCGTGCTGACAAGTGGTAGCGGCCTTGGGATTATTGGCCCGAGCGCATCCGGCAAGTCGTCGCTCGCCCGCGGCCTAGTCGGCGTGTGGCACCCGGTTCGTGGCAGTGTGCGATTGGATGGAGCTACCCTCGACCAGTGGACACCCGAGGTGTTGGGGCAGCACATCGGCTACTTACCGCAGGACATAGAGCTATTCGATGGCACAATCGGGCAGAATATCGCCCGCTTCGCGCCCGCCCCTGAATCAGATGCTATCATCAAGGCGGCCGAGCAGGCCGGAGTACACGAGCTGATAGTGCGGCTGCCGGATGGCTACGAGACCCGGATCGGCGAAGGTGGGATGGCTCTCTCCGGCGGACAGCGCCAGCGTATCGCGCTAGCCCGGGCTCTCTACAATGAACCGTTTCTGGTGGTGATGGACGAGCCCAATTCGAACCTCGACGGCGAAGGCGAGCAGGCGCTCACGCAGGCCATCGCCGGGGTTCGCAAGCGAGGCGGCATCGTCGTCGTAATCGCACACCGACCAAGCGTGCTCGCGGCTGTCGACCAGGTTCTGATTATGGCGCAGGGCCAAGTCCAGGCGTTCGGGCCCAAGGAGCAGATTATGCGGCCCGCGAAGCCAGCGAGTGCGCCGGCGTTCATCCAACCTGCCGCAGCAGGAGCTGCTTGATGCTGTCTCCCGTGCATCCCTTAACGCGGCGCTCCTTGCGCCGATCGATGATCGGCGGAAGTGCGGTGGCCACGTTGCTCATCTTCGGTCTCGGAGGATGGGCGGCTACTACAGACCTCGCTGGCGCGGTGATCGCGCCCGGAGTGCTCGTGGTCGAGACAAACGTCAAAAAAGTGCAGCATCCGACTGGCGGTGTCGTAGGCGAACTGAGGGTGCGTGAGGGCACGACGGTGCGCGCGGGTGAAATTCTGGTGCGCCTGGATGAAACGGTCACACGCGCCAATTTGACCGTCGTCACCAAAGGGCAAGACGAATTCACCGCACGACAGTCTCGGCTTAAAGCCGAACAGAACGGCCAAGATATAATTCATTTTCCTGATGAGATGATGCAGCGGATAGGCGAGCCAAGCATTGCCAGCCTGCTAGGTGAAGAGAAGCGCCTTTTTGAGATCCGTCGTACTGCTCGTGACGGCCAGAAATTGCAGCTAAAAGAACGCATATCTCAGCTCCGAGAGCAAATACAAGGTATGACTGATCAAGTTAGAGCTAAGCAAAGGGAAATTGATCTAATTGGAGAAGAACTAAAGGGAGTCCGCGATCTCTTCGCTAAGAACCTGATCCAGATCGCGCGAGTGACAGCACTGGAGCGGGATGCGGCTCGGCTAGTGGGAGAGCGCGGTGCCCTAATATCCTCGATTGCGCAAATCAGGGGTAAAGTGACCGAGACCGAACTCCAGATTTTGCAAGTGGAGCAAGATCTTCGGACCGAAGTGGGGAGGGAATTGGCGGAAATCAGGGGCAAGCTAGCCGAGTTAGTTGAGAAGCGGGTCGCGGCCGAGGACCAACTGAAGCGGGTAGAAATCCGGGCACCTCAGGATGGAGTTGTGCATCAGCTCACAATTCACACAGTGGGCGGTGTCATCAGCCCTGGAGAACAGCTGATGCTGATCGTGCCACGTGCAGAGGCTTTGACAATAGAGGCGAAAATACAGCCTCATGATGTTGACCAAGTGCGTATTGGTAACAAGGCGGTACTTCGATTTTCAGCCTTTAATCAACGCACTACGCCAGAAGTTGCGGGCAGGATAAGCATGGTTGCGGCTGATATAAGTCATGATCAGAAAACCGGTGCAAGCTTCTACACAGTACGCATTCAGCCTGCAAGCGACGACCTTAAACGACTGCATAATTTGCAGCTGGTTGCTGGCATGCCTGTTGAGAGCTTCATTCAAACAGGCGAGCGAACCGTAATCTCGTATTTAGTCAAACCGCTCGCAGATCAAGCTGCGAAAGCATGGAGGGAGAGATGACATAAATCGAGGAGATTATCATCAGCTGTGACATGAAATGCATCTTTGCAATATCGATAAATGGGAGAGTATCCAATGGCAAACGTGATATCTTTCTCCGAGACTGATCTTGAACGACTTTCCGGCGGGTCCGGAAAATTTTCTATCACATGGGATGACCTTTATATCGACAAAGCAGGTTCTGTAGGGGGGTCACTGGGGGGAGATCTCCTTAAAGTCTCTCTCGGTGCAGATTACGTCCTCAAGGGCGGCTTGATCGCCAAGATGGAAGGCGACCTCGGCACAGCAGGACTCCTTTATAATTTGGAGGGCCCAGGAAAAAATATTCAGACTAATAAAGACGGAACTACAATCATTGACACGTCAGGATGGCATGTAAGTTCTGCGAATTTGGATGTAAAAAGCTTCGATCCTGCATCATTCAAACTATCGGCCGATCTTAGTGCGGATATTGAACTTGCCGCCAAGGGCGACATATCATCTCATCTTTCAGTTCATGAAGTCATTCCTGACCTAAAAACCAAAAATCCATTGTATAATCCAGCGGAATGGATAGAGGTTAAGACAAAAAACCCCCTCTACGATCCGAACGAATGGATTATCGTTGATGTTCTATTTGGTACCATCAAAACAAAGAATCCGTTTTATAACCCAACGGAGTGGCTGACGGCCAAAACCAAAAATCCACTCTACGATCCCAATGAGTGGATTATCGTTGAAGTTCAGGATATAAATATTGAGGCTGATATTATTCCAAAAATTGGTTTCAATACGGGCAAGTTAATCGATATTGAAGGATCTAAAAATCTATTCAAAATAGACTCGAGTAATATCAAGCCGTATACGTTTGATTTTGAGTATGGAAAAGTCGTCGCACAGGTTCCGCACCAAATAGTTGCTTCCTCCAATCAGCTCCTGCCAAGTGCTGACGGGTTGCCCGATTTGGTCACTTTCGGCTCGTCGCCTGCGCTTACGGCTTCGGTCGACATCATCAAGCTGATAGGAGCGGCATTCGGCATACCTCCTCAGGCGTTTTCCGACAAACAGGCAGTCAAAATCAACGACAACATAAACTTCTCAATCGATTATTCGATAGCAGAGGCTTTGGCCTCTGCAAACGTCAGCATCGGCCAAAGATCGACATTTCAGGCGCAGGACGTGTCAGTAAAAATGACAGCAAGCACCGGAGAAATAAAAAACGGACACTTAGGTGATAAATTTGAATTTGCTACTCCCAATTCTGGGAGCGGCGAAATCACGATTGATGCGGAATATACATTAAATGGTGAGTTAAAAACAGAAACGGGCTTGCTTTTGCAGGGATCCATCGATCTGAAGGGTCTCGCGCTGGGGATCCAGGCTAATTTGAAGGCCAATATTCTTGGTTACAATGTTGATGAACATTGGGACCAGAACCTCATAGGACCGCTATTTAATGAAAACGTTCAAGTCGGAGGAACAAGCGATCTCATCGTTCTAGATAGTCATACTAGTAAATATTCATTATCGACCACTCACGATACGTACAGAATTACGTATAATCACACAAATACAACAAACACCTATACCGATCGCCCCGGCGATGACTTTTATGATGGAAACACTGGCAATATTCTAGTTTCATATCAGGGTCCAGTAAAATCTTATACGGTAAATTATTCATCTGGATCGTACAAAGTCGGGTCTGGGTCTGATGGTCTAGATACTTTATTAAACGTGAAGAATATAGCTTTCGTTGACGGACAAATAATTTATGATCCAGACAGCCCGGCTTATCAAATTCATCGGTTATATGAGGCGGTGCTAGGAAGAGACCCGGACGGCCTCGGTCTCAGCTCTTGGACAAGTCAGCTCAGTCACGGTAAGAACCTTTCTGATATTGTGCCGGGTTTCACAAATTCGGCTGAATTTCAGAGTACCTATGGTGCGCTGGACGACAACCAATTTGTGACGCTGCTGTACCACAATGTACTTGACCGTACCCCGGATCAAGGAGGATTGCTGAATTGGACGAATCTGCTTTCATCTGGAGGAAATCGTTCAGAGGTAGTTCTCGGTTTTTCTGAAAGCGTCGAGTTCAAAAACAAGATATCGGCGGAAAATCCACAAGGTATTTGGTTGCAGGATCAAGAGGCAACGACCGCCGCGAGACTGTACTATGCGACGCTTGATCGCGCGCCCGATCCCGGTGGTCTCATCAATTGGACGCATGTTCTAGAATCGGGTGCGCCTCTGGAACAAGTTGTAAGCGGATTCACGCACTCTCAAGAGTTCCAGACGCGCTATGGGGCTCTGGATGACAGTAGCTTCGTCGATCTCCTCTATGCCAACGTACTGGATCGAACTCCTGATCCAGAAGGTAAAACAAATTGGGTGAACGCACTCTCACACGGTAGCAGTCGTGAACAGATCGTGTTGGGCTTCTCTGAGAGCTTGGAGTTCCAAATAAAAACTCAGCCCATGATGGATCACGGCATTCTTCTCGCATGACTGCTAACACATTTGCAATCGTTGTCTAGCGCTGACAACTCTGGCACGTTCCAGCGATCATCAACGAGCCTTCCAGCCCGCCCGGCCAAGCCGAGGCGGGCCTTTTGTCAGCCTGTTGCTGACGGGATTTTTCTGATGTCTCCCACCCTCCGGTCATGGAGCATCCTGCCCAATGACGAGGCACGTCGCCCACCGTTGGGCGGCTCAGCGAAATCCTCCGGCGCCTCCCCGAACTGGCCCAGGATCGCGACGCTCTCCAGTTCGCACGTCTCATCATCCGCCACGATGCGCAGAGCCGCGGTGCCCGGCATCCGCCCGGCGATCGCCTCTGCGCGTTTGAGCGCTCCATTCTCCGTCGGCGCCACATCCCGGTTGCCCGGCCGCAGCCGCTTCCGGTGAATTTCGAACGTCTGCACCATGAACGTCGTCCGCATCCCCATAACGATCTCCTGATCCTGCCGTCCCCGCTCCGCACAGGCTCGAAGCTCGGCCTTGACCGGGAACCGCCGGCCTGTTTGTTCTCTTTGTGTTCTAACACGGAGGGCGCGCGTGAGTCTCTATCGGGTCGGTGCAGAGGCGGCAGACGCGGGCGGGCTCGTGCGGATCCCGTTCATGCTCCCGACCCTTTGCGCTGGCTTCCCGTCGCCCGCCGAGGACTTCATCGAGGGTGCGCTGGAGCTGCCCCGCTGGCTCGTGCCGAACCCGCCTGCCACCTTTATCTGGCGCGTGCGCGGCTGGTGCATGAAGGGCGCCGGCATCCACGACGAGGATTTGGCCGTGGTCGACCGCTCGCTGTCGCCTTCCTCCGGCGCCGTCGTGGTCGCGGTGGTCAACGGCGAGATGAGCCTGAAGCGCCTGGTCATGACCGGCAACCGGCTGGCGCTCACGTTTGACAATCCGGAGATGGACAAGGAGTTCGCGCTGGAGGACCTCGAGGAAGGCCTGCTCTGGGGCGTGCTGCTGTTCTCAGTGCGCTGGCACCACGTGAAGGCCCGGGCGAGCGTCCAGCGATGAGCCGGGCAATCGCGCTCATCGACGGCAACAGCTTCTACTGCTCCTGCGAGCGCGTGTTCGATCCGAAGCTCACGGGCGTGCCGGTGATCGTGCTCTCGAACAACGACGGCTGCGCCATCGCGCGGACCGCCGAGGCCAAGGCGCTCGGGATCAAGATGGGTGAGCCTTACTTCAAGATCCGCGACCTGTGCCGCCGGCAGAAGGTGCGCGTCTTCTCCTCGAACTACGCCCTCTACGGCGACATGTCGGCCCGGGCCAACACGGTCTATCGGCAGTTCGCACCGGACGTGGAGATCTACTCGATCGACGAGAGCTTCCTTGATCTGTCCGATGTGCGTGAGCGCGATCGGGTCGCGCTGGCGCGGGATCTGCGCTCGACCGTCCGCCAATGGACCGGCTTGCCGACCTGCGTCGGGATTGGGCCGACGAAAACACTCGCGAAGCTCGCCAACCACATCGCCAAGACCATCCCTGAACTCGGCGGCGTGTGCGACTTGTCCGACGACGCGGAACGCGCCGCCTGGATGGTGGGGATCTCGGTGGGCGAGGTCTGGGGCATCGGACGCGCCTCGCTAGCGCGGCTGGAGGCCATGGGTGTCGATACCGTGGCGGACCTGCGCGACCTCGACCCCCGGCCGGCCCGGCAGTCCCTGACGGTGGTGGGCGAGCGGATCATCCACGAGCTGCGCGGCCGCGCCTGCCTACCGCTTGAGATCGTGCCGGCCCGGCGCAAGGGCTGCGCGGTGACGCGCTCCTTCTCGTCCAGAATCACGGAGCGGACGGTGCTCGAGCAGGCGGTGGCGGCGCACGCGACGCGCTTGGGCGAGAAGCTGCGGCGGGACGGGCTCGCGGTCTCGGCCGTCACGGTCTTCTATCACACCAGCGAGCACGACCGCGGCGACCCGATGCGCTCGGTCTCGAAGGTAGTGCATCTGCCGGAAGCCACGAACGACACCCGCCACCTGATCGATGCGGCGATCCGCGGCGTGGCGATGACCTGGCGCGAGCAGGGCCCGACGCCTTGGCGTTACAGCAAGGCCGGGTTGGTCACCACCGACCTCGTGCCGCTCGACGAGGCGCCGCGGCCGTTGTTCGATGCTCTCGACCGGGAGAAGTCCGGCAAGCTCATGGCTGCGATGGACGCCTGCAACAGCAGGTTCGGGCGCGGTGCCGTTGTGCCGGCGCGAGCCGGGCTCGTCGACAAGCGCACTTGGTCGACGAAGTTCGAGATGCGCTCGCCGCGTTTCACGACGCGGTTGAGTGAGGTGCCGACAGTCAGTGCAGCTATTCAGTGACATCGCCTGCACATTGGAGGCGCGACCGCTGCTATGGATGGGAAGCGGACTATTCGTATTTCGACTGTGCGTATTCAATCGCTTGTATCAGCAACCCGAAAAATTTAATTGCCGTCTATATGGTTATCGTCGCTGAGGGCGCAAAGATATCACTAATAATAAATAGTACACTTCTTAAGTATTTTATAATCGACGAGTTGATATAAATCAATGCGACCCATTTTTATTAGCTCAGCGTTGGCCGGTTGGCGCGGCCAATATAAAACGCCCGTTGGCGCCCTTTCTTTTGTTCTCGCCATAATATGATAATGGAATAGGTTTCATCTGCGAGGTGTCTCTATGTCGCCCAACAGCTGTGATCCTCCAGGTTCAGATTTGCAGCCGCCGCAACGGCTAAGATACACTTTGGTTATACTAAATAAATTTGGCGCATTGATTGATATACAGACCATTTATGCAATTAACGATGCGGAGGCAACTATTTTAGGAAAAACATTGTCTCAAGATAATGCCTTTGAGTTATGGCTGGGATTTCAGCGCGTCTCGTATTTCACAGGCACAGTCCATTGAGTTCACCATCATAAACTATGACACTAGATGATGTTTCATAATTTATGCTCTAGGGCAAAAATCGGCGGCTCAAAGCACCTTAGAAGAGCATCGCCGCATCAAGAAACCAACAGTGATGGGCTAGCTACGATATCGGCCTCGTGCAACCTCTACAGCCCTCGGCGACTCCCGGACGAGATGATGGCCAAACGGGCTGGTGCCGCATCTCACTTCTCGCCCCGGCTGTTCATCTCCATGAAGTCACGCTGTAGCCGCCGATGTGAAACTGGCTCTCCCGCGTTTATGGTGCAGCCGGGCGGCGAGTCACGGGGCCGCACGGATCATGAACATCAGGACCGCCCTCCACATCTGAGCCGGTGTCCAAACGCCTGCTGCCCCTCATCCCCGCCGGTCTCGTGGTCGATCAGGTCGACCACGAGCCTGACCAGATCATCATCCGCACCCATCTCCGCGCGACGGCTGCTGCCTGCCCAGGATGTGGAGAGACCTCGGCCAGTCCCCATTCGCGCTACACCCGCACCCTGGCCGATCTCCCGTGGCAGGGTCGGCGCGTCGTCATTGCGGTCCAGACGCGGCGATGGCGTTGCCCGCAGCCATACTGCCCGCGCCATGTCTTCGCCGAGCGCCTCGCCGGCGTTGCTCAGGCCGGCGCACGCCGCACTCACCGCCTCGGCGACCTTCAGCACCACCTCGGTCTCGCACTCGGTGGTGAGGCCGGCGCACGCCTGGCGGGGCGCATCGGCCTGCCGATCAGCCCCGACACGCTGCTGCGCCTCGTGCGAGGTCGTGCGCCCGCGCAGGCCGAGCGCGCACCGCGGGTGCTAGGCATCGACGATTGGGCCTGGCGGCGTGGTCAGCGCTACGGCACGATCCTGTGCGATCTGGAACGAGGCCAGGTCATCGACCTGCTGCCCGACCGCGAGGCCGCCACCGTGGCCGACTGGCTGCAGCGGCATCCCGGCGTCGAGGTCGTGGCTCGTGACCGCGCCGGTGCCTATGCCGATGGTGTGCGTCGCGGCGCCCCCGGGGCGGTCCAGGTCGCGGATCGATGGCATCTGCTCTGCAACGGCTCGCAAGCGCTGGTGCAGGTGCTCGATCGGCACCGCGGCGAGTTCTCCCGTGTCGCGCGAACCATCGTGAGCCGAGCCGCAGCGGAAGCGCCGCCGGTCGAACCCCGTCCGGCTACCAAAGCGCAGCAGCGACAGCGGCAGGGTCAGGCGGACCGGGAGTCCCGCTTCCAGCATGTTGCCGCCCTGGCTCGGGACGGCCAGGGCATCCGCGCCATCGCGCGCGAGACTGGGCTGTCGCGGAACACGGTACGGCACTGGCTGCGAGCCGGTACGGCGCCGACCTGGCACAAGGGCGAACGGGCGCGGATCATCGATCCCTTCGTGCCCTACCTCGTGCGGCGGCTCGACGAAGGCGAGAGCAACGCGACGCAGCTTTGGCGCGAGCTGCAGGCCTCGGGCTTCCGAGGTGGCGTGATGAGCGTCCGGCTCTGCGTTGCTGCTCTCAGGGGCGGCCCGCCGCGGACGCGACCTGCACCTAATCCAGTCTGGCGGCGCCCGTCGCCGCGGCGGGCGGCGCGGCTTCTCCTGAACAACGATGAGCATGGCGAGATGGACGGGCGCTTCCTCGATGCTCTGGTGGCCGCCGTCCCCGAGATCGAGCGTGCGCTTGCGGAGGTGAAAGCGTTCACGGTGATCGTGCGGGAGCAGGATCAGGCCGGGTTCGGTGCGTGGCTGGATCGCTGTCGCGATGGCCCGCTGAGCGGCCTGGCGGAGGGGTTGAGGCGGGATCGGGCCGCCGTGGAAGCTGCGCTCGCGCTGTCCTGGAGCACGAGCCCCGTCGAGGGACAGATCAACCGCGTGAAGACGCTGAAGCGGACGATGTACGGTCGGGCCAAGCTCGACTTGCTGCGTGCCCGGGTGTTGGCAGCGTAACCGCTACGGCTGCACCACAAACGCGGGAGAGCCGTGAAACTGACCCGGTCGCCGATTGAATCCTGACCCAGGCCGTAGGCTGGGCTCCTTCTGCGGGAGGAGGCCCGGATGGTGGGTGAGGAGGCAGCGTTGGAGATCCGGGTGTTGCATCGGCATGGGAAGGGCATCCGCGAGATTGCCCGCGCGACGGGTCTGTCGCGCAACACGGTGAGGCGCTACCTGCGCGACGAGGCGGCGGCGCGCTACAAGGGGCGACCGCCCCGACCGGGCAAGCTCGATCCGTTCAAGGGCTACGTGGTGGAGCGCCTGGCTGCGGCAGCGCCGGACCGGATCCCGGCCAGCGTGCTGCTCGTCGAGTTGCGCGAGCGGGGCTATGCGGGCGGCTACACGATGCTCAAGGAGTTCGTCGCTGGCCTGACGCCGGCGCCAGTTCCGCAGCCGGTGGTGCGCTTCGAGACCGCGCCGGGCGAGCAGATGCAGGTCGACTGGGCGGTGATGCGGCGCGGCGCCGACCGGCTCTCGGTGTTCGTGGCGACGCTGGGCTGGAGCCGGGCGGCCTACCTCGAGTTCGTCACCGACGAGCGCCTCGAGACGCTGATCGCCGCCCACGAGAACGCCTTCCTGGCCTTCGGGGGCGTGCCGCGCGAGGTACTCTACGACAACATGCGCACCGTGGTGGTGGAGCGGAACGCCTACGGTCGCGGGCGTCACCGCTTCCAGGCCGGCTTCCTGGACTTTGCCCGCCATTGCGGCTTCCGGCCCCGGCTGTGCCAGCCCGGACGGGCGCAGACCAAGGGCAAGGTCGAGCGCTTCATCCGCTACCTGCGCGGCAGCTTCTACGTGCCGCTGGCCAGCCGGCTCGGCCAGGAGGGGCTGGTGCTCGACCGGGAGGCGGCCAACCTGGCGGCGGGTCGCTGGCTGCGCACGGTCGCCAACCAGCGGGTGCATGCCACGACCGGCGCGGTGCCGGCCGAGCGCCTGGAAGTGGAACGGACGCAGTTGCAGCCGGTGCCGCCGCCCTATGGCGGCCGCTCGGTGCGCCAGATCCAGGCCCCGGCGGTGCCGGCTCCCGCTCATCCGGTGGTCGGGCTGCAGCACCCGCTGGCGCTCTACGACGGGCTCTCGGGCCTGATGACGGGAGAACCGGCATGAGCGACCTGCAGCATGCCCGCCTGGCTGAACTCTGCGCCGAGCTGCGCTTGCAGGCGGTGCCCGCGGCCTACGGCGCGCTCGCGCAGGCGGCATCCGAGCGCGACACGCCCTATGCCGTCTTCCTGGAGGAGGTGCTGCGGGCCGAGCGCGAGGCTCGGCGCACCCGGGCGCGGGAGATGTTCGCCCGGGTGGCGGGCTTCCCGGCGGTGAAGACGCTGGAGGGCTACGACTTCGGCTTCGCCACCGGGGCGCCGCGGGCGCAGATCCAGGAACTGGCCAGCCTAGCCTTCGTGGAGCGGGCGCAGAACGTGGTGTTCCTGGGTCCGTCCGGCGTGGGCAAGACGCATCTGGCGATCGCGCTCGGCTACCTGGCGACGCAGCGCGGGATGAAGGTGCGCTTCACCAGTGCGGCGGACCTGGTCCTGACGCTGGAGACAGCACAGCGCCAGGGGCGCCTGAAGGAGGCGATGCACCGGGCGGTGAACCTCTACCGGCTGCTGATCGTCGACGAGATCGGCTACCTGCCGTTTGCGCGCGAGCAGGCGAACCTGTTCTTCCAGGTGGCGGCCAAGCGCTACGAGCGGGGCGCGATGATCCTGACCTCGAACCTGTCGTTCGGGGCGTGGGACCAGGCGTTTGCCGGCGACGCGGTGCTGACGGCGGCGATGCTGGACCGGGTGCTGCACCACGCCAGCGTGGTGACGATCACGGGCGAGAGCTACCGGCTGAAGGACAAGCGGCGCGCCGGGCTGGTGGCGCGGCCCGTGCGGGAACCAGCCGTTCCTGCGTGAGGGGTGGGTCAGGTTACGATCGGCGACAAAGCCAAAAGTGGGCTCTCCCGCATTTTTGGTGCAGGCGTAGCGGTCACGCCGCCAGCACGCGGGCGCGCAGCAGGTCGAGCTTGGCACGGCCATACATCGTCCGCTTCAGCGTCTTCACGCGGTTGATCTGCCCCTCCACCGGGCTCGTGCTCCAGGGCAGCGTGAGCGCGGCTTCCACGGCGGCCCGATCCCGCCTCAACCCCTCCGCCAGGCCGCTCAGCGGGCCATCGCGACAGCGATCCAGCCACGCCCCAAACGCCGCCTGATCCTGCTCCCGCACGATCACCGTGAAGGCCTTTACCTCCGCGATCGCACGCTCGATCTCGGGGACAGCGGCCACCAGGGCATCGAGGAAGCGCCCATCCCTCTCGCCACGCTCGCCGCCGGTCAGGAGAAGCCGCGCCGTCCGCCGCGGCGACGGGCGCCGCCAGACTGGACCGGGGGCAGGTCGCATCCGCGGCGGGCCGCCCCTGAGAGCAGCAACGCAGAGCCGGACGCTCATCACGCCACCCCGGAAGCCCGAGGCCTGCAACTCGCGCCACAGCCGCGTCGCGTTGCGCTCGCCTTCGTCGAGCCGCCGCACGAGGTAGGGCACGAAGGGATCGGTGATCCGCGCCCGTTCGACCTTGCACCACGTCGGCGCCGTGCCGGCCCGCAGCCAGTGCCGCACCGTGTTCCGCGACAGCCCGGTCTCGCGCACGATGGCGCGGATGCCCTGGCCGTCCCGAGCCAGGGCTGCAACATGCTGGAAGCGGGCCTCCCGGTCCGCCTGACCCTGCTGCTGTCGCTGCTGCGCCTTGGTCGCCGGACGGGGTTCGACCGGCGGCGCTTCCGCTGCGGCTTGGCTCACGATGGTTCGCGCGACACGGGAGAACTCGCCGCGGTGCCGATCGAGCACCTGCACCAGCGCTTGCGAGCTGTCAACGGGCACCGAAGTCTCCGCAATTGTGGGCTTTCAAAATTCCCTGGCCGGCGGGTTCGGTGCGGATCGGTGATCAGCCGGCCGTGTGATCGGAGGCAGCCTTTCCGGGTGGACGACCGCGACGCCTGGGTGCGGGCGGCGGAACGATCAGGGCCTTGGAGCGGACGTGCTCGGGGACGAGGTCGGCGTGCTGGCGCAGGCGGTAGCTCGCCCCCTCGATCTGGATCACCACGGCATGGTGGAGGAGTCGGTCGAGCAGGGCTGTCGCCACGACCGGATCACCGAACACCTCGCCCCACTCGGCGAAGCCGCGGTTCGAAGTCAGGATCATCGCCCCGCGCTCGTAGCGCGCGTTGACGAGTTGGAAGAACAGGTTGCCGCCACCGGGGACGACGGGGAGGTAGCCGATCTCGTCCACGACCAGCAGCGAGGCCCGGCAGAGATAGCGGATGCGCTCGCGCAGGGAGCCGTCGCGCTCGGCCTTGGCCAGCGAGGTCACGAGGTCGGCCAGCGTCGAGAACACGACGCTGCGCCCGGCCTTGACCGCCTCGACGGCGAGCGCGATCGCCAGATGGCTCTTGCCGGTGCCGGGTGGTCCGAGCAGATGGACGACCTCGGCCCGGTCGATGAAGGTCAGTTCCGCCAGCGCCAGGACGCGCTCGCGGTCGAGCGAGGGCTGGAAGGCAAAGTCGAACCCGGACAGCGTCTTGATCGTGGTCAGGCGCGCGACCAGCAGGGCGGTCTTCACG
Protein-coding regions in this window:
- a CDS encoding DUF4214 domain-containing protein; this encodes MANVISFSETDLERLSGGSGKFSITWDDLYIDKAGSVGGSLGGDLLKVSLGADYVLKGGLIAKMEGDLGTAGLLYNLEGPGKNIQTNKDGTTIIDTSGWHVSSANLDVKSFDPASFKLSADLSADIELAAKGDISSHLSVHEVIPDLKTKNPLYNPAEWIEVKTKNPLYDPNEWIIVDVLFGTIKTKNPFYNPTEWLTAKTKNPLYDPNEWIIVEVQDINIEADIIPKIGFNTGKLIDIEGSKNLFKIDSSNIKPYTFDFEYGKVVAQVPHQIVASSNQLLPSADGLPDLVTFGSSPALTASVDIIKLIGAAFGIPPQAFSDKQAVKINDNINFSIDYSIAEALASANVSIGQRSTFQAQDVSVKMTASTGEIKNGHLGDKFEFATPNSGSGEITIDAEYTLNGELKTETGLLLQGSIDLKGLALGIQANLKANILGYNVDEHWDQNLIGPLFNENVQVGGTSDLIVLDSHTSKYSLSTTHDTYRITYNHTNTTNTYTDRPGDDFYDGNTGNILVSYQGPVKSYTVNYSSGSYKVGSGSDGLDTLLNVKNIAFVDGQIIYDPDSPAYQIHRLYEAVLGRDPDGLGLSSWTSQLSHGKNLSDIVPGFTNSAEFQSTYGALDDNQFVTLLYHNVLDRTPDQGGLLNWTNLLSSGGNRSEVVLGFSESVEFKNKISAENPQGIWLQDQEATTAARLYYATLDRAPDPGGLINWTHVLESGAPLEQVVSGFTHSQEFQTRYGALDDSSFVDLLYANVLDRTPDPEGKTNWVNALSHGSSREQIVLGFSESLEFQIKTQPMMDHGILLA
- a CDS encoding LexA family protein, encoding MSLYRVGAEAADAGGLVRIPFMLPTLCAGFPSPAEDFIEGALELPRWLVPNPPATFIWRVRGWCMKGAGIHDEDLAVVDRSLSPSSGAVVVAVVNGEMSLKRLVMTGNRLALTFDNPEMDKEFALEDLEEGLLWGVLLFSVRWHHVKARASVQR
- a CDS encoding HlyD family type I secretion periplasmic adaptor subunit, with the translated sequence MLSPVHPLTRRSLRRSMIGGSAVATLLIFGLGGWAATTDLAGAVIAPGVLVVETNVKKVQHPTGGVVGELRVREGTTVRAGEILVRLDETVTRANLTVVTKGQDEFTARQSRLKAEQNGQDIIHFPDEMMQRIGEPSIASLLGEEKRLFEIRRTARDGQKLQLKERISQLREQIQGMTDQVRAKQREIDLIGEELKGVRDLFAKNLIQIARVTALERDAARLVGERGALISSIAQIRGKVTETELQILQVEQDLRTEVGRELAEIRGKLAELVEKRVAAEDQLKRVEIRAPQDGVVHQLTIHTVGGVISPGEQLMLIVPRAEALTIEAKIQPHDVDQVRIGNKAVLRFSAFNQRTTPEVAGRISMVAADISHDQKTGASFYTVRIQPASDDLKRLHNLQLVAGMPVESFIQTGERTVISYLVKPLADQAAKAWRER
- a CDS encoding type I secretion system permease/ATPase, with the translated sequence MKVSALNTHKHHDFNLLEAMGAGRRIIIALWLFSAIINILYLTGSFYMMQIYDRVIPGRSVPTLIALSLLAVSLYTGQAALDFFRSRVLSRLARSLDERLSPRVFALVARLPLSPGGVGLQPLRDLDQVRGFLAGGGPIGFFDLPWMPLYLAICFLFHPLIGLAVTVGALVLVVFTACTEVSTRKPVREANQHGSARNNLAEACRRNAEVIAAMGMSSHLCVRWDAINRKHLDSHERAGDVVGGLGGVSKVARMMLQSGVLGLGAYLVIHGEASSGIIIAGSILSARALAPLEQVIAHWKSFAGARQSWKRLRTLLADHPAPADKLALRKPASRLSVESVGLVPPNSQSLVVSGVSFVLTSGSGLGIIGPSASGKSSLARGLVGVWHPVRGSVRLDGATLDQWTPEVLGQHIGYLPQDIELFDGTIGQNIARFAPAPESDAIIKAAEQAGVHELIVRLPDGYETRIGEGGMALSGGQRQRIALARALYNEPFLVVMDEPNSNLDGEGEQALTQAIAGVRKRGGIVVVIAHRPSVLAAVDQVLIMAQGQVQAFGPKEQIMRPAKPASAPAFIQPAAAGAA